A single Cyclopterus lumpus isolate fCycLum1 chromosome 1, fCycLum1.pri, whole genome shotgun sequence DNA region contains:
- the aptx gene encoding aprataxin isoform X1 → MPICWLTSDEGSHKPIRLPHQQTVVLGRGPETTIKDQKCSRQQVELKAECNKGYVKVKQLGLNPTSIDSVVVGKDNEVKMKAGQLLHIVNQLYPYTVQFKEDPTGDHGGTKRPREPSSADRERRREEQSVKAAKRTEKVSVSVSLGEATKSSESFGHWSQGLKTSMQDPKMQVYKDDKVVVIKDKYPKARYHWLVLPWQTISSLTAFTEEHCDLVKHMQQVADQMVRQCPDAGSLRFRTGYHAIPSMSHIHLHVISQDFDSPCLKNKKHWNSFTTDYFMESHDVIQMLETNGRVNVKEGTSELLKLPLRCHMCRKDIPTIPALKEHLKSHFPS, encoded by the exons ATGCCGATTTGCTGGCTCACCAGTGATGAGGGTAGTCATAAACCCATTCGACTGCCACACCAACAGACAGTTGTCCTGGGTCGAGGTCCAGAGACGACTATTAAAGACCAAAAATGCTCTCGGCAGCAAG TTGAATTGAAAGCAGAGTGCAACAAAGGTTATGTCAAAGTTAAACAG CTGGGCTTGAACCCCACCTCCATAGATTCTGTGGTGGTGGGTAAGGACAATGAGGTAAAAATGAAAGCTGGACAGCTGCTTCATATTGTCAACCAGCTCTACCCATACACTGTACAGTTCAAGGAGGATCCCACCGGGGACCACGGCGGCACTAAAAGACCACGAGAGCCGTCTTCAGCAGACAGAGAGCGCCgcagagaggagcagagtgTGAAAGCAGCCAAACGGACAGAAAAGGTCTCTGTGTCAGTCAGCCTTGGAGAAGCCACAAAAAGCAGT GAAAGTTTTGGACATTGGAGCCAAGGTCTGAAGACATCAATGCAAGACCCAAAGATGCAG GTATACAAGGATGACAAGGTAGTGGTTATCAAAGATAAATACCCCAAAGCTCGCTACCACTGGCTGGTCCTCCCGTGGCAGACCATTTCCAGCCTGACGGCCTTCACTGAGGAGCACTGCGATCTGGTGAAACACATGCAGCAAGTTGCTGACCAGATGGTTCGGCAGTGCCCAGATGCTGGCTCGCTACGTTTCCGTACTGGGTACCATGCCATCCCTAGTATGAG TCATATACACCTCCATGTGATCAGCCAAGACTTTGACTCTCCTTGTTTAAAGAACAAAAAGCATTGGAACTCATTTACAACTGACTATTTCATGGAGTCTCATG ATGTCATTCAGATGCTTGAAACGAATGGAAGAGTCAATGTGAAAGAAGGAACCAGCGAGTTGTTGAAACTACCTCTCCGCTGTCACATGTGCCGCAAAGATATTCCCACTATACCAGCTCTGAAGGAGCACCTAAAGTCTCACTTTCCCAGCTAA
- the aptx gene encoding aprataxin isoform X2 produces MRVVINPFDCHTNRQLSWVEVQRRLLKTKNALGSKFKEDPTGDHGGTKRPREPSSADRERRREEQSVKAAKRTEKVSVSVSLGEATKSSESFGHWSQGLKTSMQDPKMQVYKDDKVVVIKDKYPKARYHWLVLPWQTISSLTAFTEEHCDLVKHMQQVADQMVRQCPDAGSLRFRTGYHAIPSMSHIHLHVISQDFDSPCLKNKKHWNSFTTDYFMESHDVIQMLETNGRVNVKEGTSELLKLPLRCHMCRKDIPTIPALKEHLKSHFPS; encoded by the exons ATGAGGGTAGTCATAAACCCATTCGACTGCCACACCAACAGACAGTTGTCCTGGGTCGAGGTCCAGAGACGACTATTAAAGACCAAAAATGCTCTCGGCAGCAAG TTCAAGGAGGATCCCACCGGGGACCACGGCGGCACTAAAAGACCACGAGAGCCGTCTTCAGCAGACAGAGAGCGCCgcagagaggagcagagtgTGAAAGCAGCCAAACGGACAGAAAAGGTCTCTGTGTCAGTCAGCCTTGGAGAAGCCACAAAAAGCAGT GAAAGTTTTGGACATTGGAGCCAAGGTCTGAAGACATCAATGCAAGACCCAAAGATGCAG GTATACAAGGATGACAAGGTAGTGGTTATCAAAGATAAATACCCCAAAGCTCGCTACCACTGGCTGGTCCTCCCGTGGCAGACCATTTCCAGCCTGACGGCCTTCACTGAGGAGCACTGCGATCTGGTGAAACACATGCAGCAAGTTGCTGACCAGATGGTTCGGCAGTGCCCAGATGCTGGCTCGCTACGTTTCCGTACTGGGTACCATGCCATCCCTAGTATGAG TCATATACACCTCCATGTGATCAGCCAAGACTTTGACTCTCCTTGTTTAAAGAACAAAAAGCATTGGAACTCATTTACAACTGACTATTTCATGGAGTCTCATG ATGTCATTCAGATGCTTGAAACGAATGGAAGAGTCAATGTGAAAGAAGGAACCAGCGAGTTGTTGAAACTACCTCTCCGCTGTCACATGTGCCGCAAAGATATTCCCACTATACCAGCTCTGAAGGAGCACCTAAAGTCTCACTTTCCCAGCTAA
- the dnaja1 gene encoding dnaJ homolog subfamily A member 1, giving the protein MVKETGFYDTLGVKPNATPDELKRAYRKLALKFHPDKNPTEGEKFKQISQAYEVLSDVKKREVYDRGGEKAIKEGGTGCGGGGGNFASPMDIFDLFFGGGSRMHRERKGKNIVHQITVTLEDLYNGATRKLALQKNTICERCEGRGSRKGAAQMCMSCHGTGMQVRMHQLIPGMVQQVSTVCHSCQGQGQRISNKDRCKACTGRKILRQKKILEVHIDKGMRDGQKIVFHGEGDQEPGIEPGDIIIVLDQREHSQFTRKGEDLVMSMELQLVEALCGFKKPVQTLDNRTLLITSRPGELIKPGDTKCVLTEGMPMYRRPFEKGRLIIHFSVVFPQANFLSEDKLKMLERFLPEKLDPEQPDSMDDDLYIYADLEDCDLDNRKRNNHQYYYMEEDDYASTSGVQCQTS; this is encoded by the exons ATGGTCAAGGAAACGGGCTTCTATGATACATTGGGTGTGAAACCTAATGCTACTCCTGACGAACTGAAACGGGCCTATCGCAAACTAGCTTTAAAATTTCACCCTGACAAAAATCCCACTGAAGGAGAGAAA TTCAAGCAGATCTCGCAAGCATATGAGGTTTTGTCAGATGTCAAGAAGAGAGAGGTATATGACCGTGGAGGTGAAAAGGCTATAAAGGAAGGCGGGACtggctgtggtggtggtggaggaaacTTTGCATCGCCCATGGACATCTTTGACTTGTTTTTTGGTGGGGGTAGTCGGATGCACAGAGAGCGAAAAG GGAAGAACATTGTTCATCAGATAACAGTGACGCTGGAAGATCTTTATAATGGAGCTACAAGAAAGCTTGCTCTCCAGAAGAATACTATTTGTGAGAGATGTGAAG GTCGTGGGAGTAGAAAAGGAGCTGCACAGATGTGCATGTCTTGCCATGGCACGGGGATGCAGGTGCGCATGCACCAACTAATACCAGGTATGGTGCAGCAGGTGTCTACAGTGTGCCACAGCTGTCAGGGCCAAGGTCAGAGAATCAGCAATAAGGACCGCTGCAAAGCATGCACAGGTCGCAAGATCCTGCGCCAAAAGAAGATTTTGGAGGTCCACATTGACAAAG GAATGAGAGATGGCCAAAAGATTGTTTTCCATGGAGAGGGAGACCAGGAGCCAGGAATTGAGCCAGGGGACATCATCATCGTCTTGGACCAACGAGAACATTCACAATTCACCAG GAAAGGAGAGGACCTGGTCATGTCAATGGAGTTGCAGCTGGTTGAGGCTTTATGTGGTTTCAAGAAACCTGTTCAGACACTGGACAACAGAACACTCCTCATCACCTCACGTCCAG GGGAATTGATCAAGCCTGGAGACACAAAGTGTGTCTTGACTGAAGGGATGCCCATGTACCGCAGACCGTTTGAGAAGGGGCGCCTTATTATCCATTTCTCG GTGGTGTTCCCACAAGCCAACTTCCTTTCCGAGGACAAGCTGAAGATGCTGGAGCGCTTCCTCCCAGAAAAGCTGGATCCAGAGCAGCCAGATAGTATGGACGATGACCTCTACATCTACGCCGACCTGGAGGACTGTGACCTTGACaacaggaaaagaaacaacCATCAGTACTACTACATGGAGGAAGACGACTACGCCAGCACAAGTGGTGTTCAGTGCCAGACGTCTTAA